The Deinococcus cellulosilyticus NBRC 106333 = KACC 11606 genome contains a region encoding:
- a CDS encoding ROK family protein, whose product MQHSEISPSTEELLVLEHTFWHGPVSRNQLMTLTGFSKTKVAGLITHLTAAGLLKEDHSLQSSGGRRSMGITLNPTWGYLIGIAIGDAQVKITLADMNFQFLDSHHHPLHINSEPVDVLQQILGGVDRLLKMHHLKPQQVLGTGMGLPGTVNPRTGPLMHSSQLPSWQGINIPDFFATKGISGVLVESDVNLMALGELWHHRNHHSGSQNETFLVVKLATEIRAGIVTQGKLFRGVHGTTGNAGHFCIDPDGPSCSCGSSGCLEVYAGAPALLKTARDNALRHDHVFFKKCLEDHTQITLEDLMQACQNGDTTANQIVQMAGHRVGHMVAALVNFFNPSHILIGGKVAHISPRMLTSICQGVYVHGLPQSTRNLRIDYTNLGERAVTYGAFALALLGVLRKGEIH is encoded by the coding sequence ATGCAGCACAGTGAGATCTCACCCAGCACAGAAGAACTTCTGGTGCTCGAACACACCTTCTGGCATGGGCCTGTCTCCAGAAACCAGTTGATGACGCTCACCGGATTTTCCAAGACCAAAGTGGCTGGCCTGATCACCCACCTCACAGCAGCTGGACTTTTGAAAGAAGACCATTCTTTGCAATCCAGTGGAGGCAGGAGGTCCATGGGAATCACTCTGAATCCCACATGGGGATACCTCATTGGGATTGCCATCGGGGATGCTCAGGTGAAAATCACCCTTGCGGACATGAATTTTCAGTTTCTGGACAGCCACCACCATCCCCTGCACATCAACTCTGAGCCTGTTGATGTGCTGCAGCAAATCCTGGGCGGTGTTGATCGGTTGCTCAAAATGCATCACCTCAAACCCCAACAGGTGCTTGGAACTGGCATGGGACTGCCTGGAACGGTAAATCCCAGAACTGGACCCCTGATGCATTCCAGCCAGTTGCCCAGCTGGCAGGGGATCAACATCCCTGATTTTTTTGCCACCAAAGGGATTTCAGGGGTGTTGGTGGAAAGCGATGTCAACCTGATGGCCCTGGGAGAACTCTGGCATCACAGAAACCACCATTCGGGCAGCCAGAATGAAACCTTCCTGGTGGTCAAGCTGGCCACTGAAATCCGTGCAGGCATTGTGACCCAGGGCAAACTCTTCAGAGGGGTCCACGGAACAACGGGAAATGCAGGTCACTTTTGCATTGATCCAGACGGCCCTTCCTGCTCCTGCGGAAGTTCAGGCTGCCTTGAGGTTTACGCTGGTGCCCCGGCCCTGTTGAAAACTGCCCGGGACAATGCTTTGCGACATGACCATGTCTTCTTCAAAAAATGCCTTGAAGACCACACCCAGATCACCCTCGAAGACCTCATGCAAGCCTGCCAGAATGGGGACACCACAGCCAACCAGATCGTGCAAATGGCAGGGCACCGGGTCGGACACATGGTGGCAGCCCTGGTGAATTTCTTCAATCCCTCCCACATCCTGATCGGGGGAAAGGTGGCCCACATCAGCCCTCGAATGCTGACCAGCATCTGCCAGGGTGTTTATGTGCACGGCCTGCCCCAGTCAACGCGCAATCTTCGAATCGATTATACAAATCTGGGCGAACGCGCCGTGACTTATGGTGCCTTTGCACTGGCCCTGCTGGGTGTCCTGCGCAAGGGAGAAATTCATTGA
- a CDS encoding glycosyl hydrolase gives MFKKGRSTTTLLLSLSLLLASCGSVVPQAGTSEVTAQDWGTTPPAGAKGGPTNTSGAILSPALTTNGAAKGKAPTNEFWSSLIFKRNAGNNYSENMFAHPLAMKAKNSGLEISYPTNVQIVGAAGLQKYEYTYSPDLTLGVSGLNSPDTKVDDYGDWTVTSYWSDGANSLRTTFGHGLPFVYATKTGGNAQVTFVATPTVWSNQGNVLGVTVNGKHYGIFAPAGATWNVSGSIATSSLAGKDYYSVAVLPDNSVNTLNDYKTYAYNFVTGSNTTWSYNASTATMTTNFNLTFTAKEGTATGTLMSLYRHQWMSGSPNTAYTYVSPRGQMKVHRGTSFSMNQKFQGVLPYFPDNGSANTLNKTELANYVNQANTSATLNPTGDSYWVGKGLGKLAELVPLAEQVGNTAAQTAFLDAIQRVLQDWLDGQGPNYFYYNPTWGTLIGYPHGYGSEEELNDHHFHWGYFIKAAALLAKYRPTWASGTTPGGKTWGASINDLIMDASNWTNTTTQFPRLRSFDPYAGHSWAAGHAAFASGNNQESSSEDMNFATALINWGAVTGNTAIRDMGIFLYTNETAAIEQYWFNQSGPGTVFPANYNYPAVGMVWGDGGSFSTWFSGEREAILGINLLPITAGSTYLGRNPNYLKTNYDFLGREPNSWKDIFWSSYSMYDAAGALGKFNAQASTYAPEDGETKAHTYQFLHSINAMGQVDTSVTANIPTYSVFNKAGVKTYVAFNPTASPITVNFSDGKTLSVPARQVVSSLGGPSCGTDTQAPSIPAGLISPSKTSSSVNLSWTASSDNCGVTAYEVYQNGTLKTTVTSGTSTSITGLTPNTTYAFKVRARDAANNLSAFTADLNVTTDPGAVNIPGTVTTSGGAIANGTSKSFPVNVTSAGTYRLSIQNSSTLNSRLINVSFNGINYDLASDAGQTVIADFPNVGTGAKTIVITAKSDSVVIGSITGTNLTGGNPCDTDTQAPTVPAGLTSPSKTSSSVNLSWSASSDNCGVTAYEVYQNGTLKTTVTSGTSTSITGLTANTSYLFKVRAKDAKGNLSAFTADLNVTTNPPVTDVPGVVSTNVGAIPNGTNKTFSLNVPTTSNVRILITSNSTFNSTSFTVNFNGTTIPLSINAGQTVPIDFPGVGAGVKTLTITATSANVSIGKLETQTY, from the coding sequence ATGTTCAAAAAAGGCAGATCCACCACCACCCTGCTCCTCAGCCTCAGTCTCCTGCTCGCCAGTTGCGGAAGCGTCGTTCCCCAGGCAGGCACCTCAGAAGTGACCGCCCAGGACTGGGGCACCACCCCTCCTGCAGGAGCCAAAGGCGGCCCCACCAACACTTCGGGAGCCATTCTCAGCCCGGCCCTGACCACCAACGGTGCAGCCAAAGGGAAAGCCCCCACCAACGAATTCTGGTCCTCTCTGATCTTCAAACGCAACGCCGGGAACAACTATTCAGAGAACATGTTCGCTCACCCGCTGGCCATGAAAGCCAAAAACAGCGGACTGGAAATCAGTTACCCCACCAACGTGCAGATCGTGGGTGCCGCTGGACTGCAGAAGTACGAGTACACCTACAGCCCTGACCTCACCCTCGGGGTCTCTGGCCTGAACAGCCCTGACACCAAAGTGGACGACTACGGCGACTGGACCGTCACCAGTTACTGGAGTGACGGTGCCAACTCCCTGCGCACCACCTTCGGGCACGGCCTGCCCTTTGTGTACGCCACCAAGACCGGAGGAAACGCCCAGGTCACTTTTGTCGCCACCCCCACCGTGTGGAGCAACCAGGGCAATGTGCTCGGCGTGACCGTCAATGGCAAGCACTACGGCATCTTCGCACCCGCTGGAGCCACCTGGAACGTGAGTGGCAGCATCGCCACCTCCAGTCTGGCAGGCAAGGATTACTACTCTGTTGCGGTCCTTCCAGACAACTCTGTCAACACCCTGAACGACTACAAGACCTACGCCTATAACTTCGTCACGGGCAGCAACACCACCTGGAGCTACAACGCTTCCACGGCGACCATGACCACCAACTTCAACCTGACGTTCACGGCCAAGGAAGGGACTGCAACAGGCACCCTGATGTCCCTGTACCGTCACCAGTGGATGAGCGGCAGCCCCAACACCGCTTACACCTACGTGTCCCCCAGAGGTCAGATGAAGGTGCATCGGGGAACCAGCTTCTCCATGAACCAGAAATTCCAGGGGGTCTTGCCTTACTTCCCGGACAACGGCAGTGCCAACACCCTCAACAAGACCGAACTGGCCAACTACGTGAACCAGGCCAACACCTCTGCCACCCTGAACCCCACCGGAGACTCCTACTGGGTCGGTAAAGGCCTGGGCAAACTGGCAGAACTGGTGCCCCTCGCAGAGCAGGTTGGAAACACCGCTGCACAGACCGCCTTCCTGGACGCCATCCAGCGTGTCCTGCAGGACTGGCTCGATGGTCAGGGTCCCAACTACTTCTACTACAACCCCACCTGGGGCACCCTGATTGGCTATCCACACGGTTACGGCAGTGAAGAAGAACTCAACGACCACCACTTCCACTGGGGTTACTTCATCAAGGCTGCAGCACTTCTCGCCAAGTACCGCCCCACCTGGGCCAGTGGCACCACTCCTGGCGGCAAGACGTGGGGGGCCAGCATCAACGACCTGATCATGGACGCTTCCAACTGGACCAACACCACCACCCAGTTCCCCAGGCTCAGAAGCTTCGATCCTTACGCCGGACACTCCTGGGCTGCAGGTCACGCTGCCTTCGCATCTGGCAACAACCAGGAGTCCAGCAGCGAAGACATGAACTTTGCCACGGCCCTGATCAACTGGGGTGCAGTCACCGGCAACACTGCCATCCGTGACATGGGGATCTTCCTGTACACCAACGAAACTGCAGCCATCGAGCAGTACTGGTTCAACCAGTCCGGTCCTGGCACCGTGTTCCCCGCCAACTACAATTATCCCGCAGTGGGCATGGTGTGGGGCGATGGTGGCTCCTTCTCCACCTGGTTCTCTGGTGAAAGAGAAGCCATCCTGGGCATCAACCTGCTGCCCATCACCGCAGGCAGCACCTACCTGGGCAGAAACCCCAACTACCTGAAAACCAACTACGACTTCCTGGGCCGTGAACCCAACAGCTGGAAAGACATTTTCTGGTCCTCTTACAGCATGTACGACGCTGCAGGAGCCCTCGGCAAGTTCAATGCCCAGGCTTCCACCTACGCCCCCGAAGATGGAGAGACCAAAGCCCACACCTACCAGTTCCTGCACAGCATCAACGCCATGGGACAGGTGGACACCTCCGTCACCGCCAACATCCCCACCTACAGCGTGTTCAACAAAGCAGGGGTCAAAACCTACGTGGCTTTCAACCCCACCGCGAGCCCCATCACCGTCAACTTCTCCGATGGCAAGACCCTCTCTGTCCCTGCCAGACAGGTGGTTTCTTCGCTGGGAGGCCCCAGTTGCGGAACCGACACCCAGGCCCCCAGCATCCCCGCAGGACTGATCTCTCCGAGCAAGACCAGCAGCAGCGTGAACCTCTCCTGGACAGCTTCCAGTGACAACTGTGGCGTGACCGCCTATGAGGTCTACCAGAACGGCACGCTGAAGACCACCGTGACCAGCGGAACCAGCACCAGCATCACAGGTCTGACCCCCAACACCACTTACGCCTTCAAGGTCCGTGCCAGAGATGCAGCCAACAACCTGTCCGCCTTCACTGCCGACCTGAACGTCACCACCGATCCCGGTGCAGTCAACATTCCTGGCACCGTGACCACCAGTGGTGGAGCCATCGCCAACGGGACCAGCAAGTCCTTCCCTGTGAATGTCACCAGTGCTGGCACCTACCGCCTGTCCATCCAGAACAGCAGCACCCTCAACAGCAGGCTCATCAACGTGAGCTTCAACGGCATCAACTATGACCTTGCCTCAGACGCTGGACAGACGGTGATTGCAGATTTCCCCAATGTCGGCACTGGAGCCAAAACCATCGTGATCACCGCCAAGTCTGACAGCGTGGTCATTGGCAGCATCACTGGCACCAACCTGACCGGAGGCAACCCCTGTGACACCGACACCCAGGCCCCCACTGTGCCTGCAGGTCTGACCTCCCCCAGCAAGACCAGCAGCAGTGTCAACCTCTCCTGGAGTGCTTCCAGTGACAACTGTGGCGTGACCGCCTACGAGGTCTACCAGAACGGCACGCTGAAGACCACCGTAACCAGCGGAACCAGTACCAGCATCACGGGCCTGACCGCCAACACCAGCTACCTCTTCAAAGTCCGTGCCAAAGATGCCAAAGGCAACCTCTCGGCCTTCACCGCAGACCTGAATGTCACCACCAACCCTCCTGTCACCGACGTTCCTGGCGTGGTGAGCACCAACGTGGGAGCCATTCCCAACGGCACCAACAAGACCTTCAGCCTGAACGTGCCCACCACCAGCAACGTGCGCATCCTGATCACCAGCAACAGCACCTTCAACAGCACCAGCTTCACCGTGAACTTCAACGGCACCACCATCCCCCTCTCCATCAACGCAGGACAGACGGTGCCCATTGACTTCCCTGGTGTGGGTGCAGGGGTCAAGACCCTGACCATCACTGCCACCTCTGCGAACGTCTCCATCGGCAAACTCGAAACCCAGACCTACTGA
- a CDS encoding glycosyltransferase — protein sequence MIIAIFALGTQGDVQPYLALGSALIQQGHTVRLITHTNYQQQASALGFEVWPVEGNVQEVAESEEMRKLLQKGNMLEINRYTSRLMEEVVLGWARDSLNACEGADLLMAGMGGGSLARALSEKLNVPFIEAHVVPMTPTRAFPGVLLPAGGPRLGGTVNLLSHHLVQQVMWQSFRSADQKMRQSVLKLPAAPFFGPKPQKRHPQPPVLYGISPHVLPRPADWPSHIHMTGFWFLDAPSWQPPAELQNFLDSGPTPIYVGFGSMGNRDPEQTADLVLEALQTSGQRAVLLKGWGGMVRGDLPDFVHLSGSVPHSWLFPRMRAVVHHGGAGTTAAGLGAGVPSQVVPFFGDQPFWGNRVQMLGVGPAPIPRKNLTAQKLADSIQRMVSDVAMQQKAVTLGQVIQTENGPMDAVAIIEQHVAESAQLH from the coding sequence ATGATCATTGCCATCTTCGCCCTGGGCACCCAGGGGGACGTCCAGCCATACCTCGCCCTGGGTTCTGCCCTGATTCAGCAGGGGCACACCGTGCGCCTGATCACCCACACCAATTACCAGCAGCAGGCAAGTGCTCTGGGTTTCGAAGTCTGGCCTGTGGAGGGAAACGTGCAGGAGGTGGCCGAGTCGGAAGAAATGCGCAAGTTGCTGCAGAAAGGCAACATGCTGGAGATCAACCGCTACACCTCCAGGCTGATGGAGGAAGTTGTGCTGGGATGGGCCAGAGACAGCCTGAACGCCTGTGAGGGTGCAGACCTGCTGATGGCAGGGATGGGGGGCGGATCACTGGCCCGCGCCCTCTCCGAAAAGCTGAATGTGCCTTTCATTGAGGCCCACGTGGTTCCCATGACCCCGACCCGTGCATTTCCCGGAGTGCTCTTGCCAGCAGGAGGTCCCCGACTGGGGGGCACCGTCAACCTGCTCAGTCACCACCTGGTGCAGCAGGTGATGTGGCAGTCTTTCCGCTCTGCAGACCAGAAAATGCGTCAGAGTGTCCTGAAGCTTCCAGCTGCACCTTTTTTCGGTCCAAAACCCCAGAAGAGGCATCCGCAGCCTCCGGTGCTTTACGGCATCAGCCCACACGTGCTGCCCCGGCCTGCAGACTGGCCTTCCCACATCCACATGACCGGGTTCTGGTTTCTGGATGCTCCATCGTGGCAACCCCCTGCAGAGCTCCAAAATTTTCTGGACAGCGGTCCGACCCCCATTTATGTGGGTTTTGGCAGCATGGGCAACCGGGACCCTGAACAGACTGCTGATCTGGTGCTCGAAGCCCTGCAAACCAGCGGCCAGCGGGCCGTTTTGCTGAAAGGCTGGGGAGGCATGGTCCGGGGAGACCTCCCGGATTTCGTTCACCTGAGTGGCAGCGTGCCCCACAGCTGGCTCTTTCCAAGAATGCGGGCGGTGGTGCATCACGGGGGAGCAGGAACAACTGCTGCAGGCCTGGGTGCAGGGGTGCCCTCGCAGGTGGTGCCTTTCTTTGGAGATCAGCCTTTCTGGGGGAACCGCGTGCAAATGCTTGGGGTTGGACCTGCTCCCATTCCACGCAAAAACCTCACTGCCCAGAAGCTCGCGGATTCCATTCAGCGCATGGTGTCGGATGTGGCCATGCAGCAGAAAGCTGTGACGCTGGGTCAGGTCATTCAAACAGAAAATGGACCCATGGACGCAGTGGCGATCATTGAGCAGCATGTCGCAGAGTCAGCGCAACTTCACTGA
- a CDS encoding LacI family DNA-binding transcriptional regulator, with protein sequence MSRNVTIKDIAKEAGVSISTVSRTLNNAPLVTPEKRQRVLEVIGRTGYEPNASAQGLVRGKSMTIGVLTQDIASPFYDEITRGIDAGFSGSGYQPIFVNGHWDAQDEVTAVLALTRRQVDGLIVLGGRLPEAQLHALSKRFPLLMVGRFVPELSHCCLRVDHVHGARLATRHLIELGHRRIAHIAGISSHKDAADRLEGYRLALAEAGLEFHPELVYEGEFDEPSGILAVESWLAQGIHFSAIFAANDQMAYGARLALYRRGIRVPEDVSLVGYDDLPASHFSLPPLTTVRQPLFEMGELAAQTLLRRLHTPDSEVPDVAVTLNVRESTCYHRR encoded by the coding sequence ATGAGCAGAAATGTCACCATCAAAGACATCGCCAAAGAGGCTGGTGTGTCGATCAGCACGGTTTCGCGCACATTGAACAACGCGCCACTGGTCACCCCCGAGAAACGCCAGAGAGTTCTGGAAGTCATTGGACGCACGGGTTACGAACCCAACGCCAGTGCCCAGGGACTGGTGCGTGGCAAGTCCATGACCATCGGGGTGCTGACCCAGGACATCGCCAGCCCCTTTTACGACGAAATCACCCGTGGCATCGATGCAGGATTCTCCGGGAGTGGCTACCAGCCCATCTTTGTCAACGGTCACTGGGATGCGCAAGATGAGGTCACAGCGGTACTGGCCCTCACCCGCCGTCAGGTGGATGGGCTGATTGTGCTGGGAGGCCGCCTGCCTGAAGCCCAGCTCCATGCCCTGAGCAAACGCTTTCCCTTGCTGATGGTCGGGCGTTTTGTCCCTGAACTGTCCCACTGCTGTCTGCGGGTGGACCATGTTCATGGGGCACGACTGGCCACCCGCCACCTGATTGAGCTGGGCCACAGGCGCATTGCCCACATTGCAGGCATTTCCTCCCACAAGGATGCAGCGGACCGTCTGGAAGGCTATCGTCTGGCCCTGGCAGAAGCAGGTCTGGAGTTCCACCCTGAGCTGGTCTACGAAGGCGAATTTGATGAACCCTCCGGCATTCTGGCTGTGGAATCCTGGCTGGCGCAGGGCATTCATTTCTCAGCCATCTTTGCGGCAAACGACCAGATGGCCTATGGGGCAAGACTGGCCCTGTACCGCCGGGGCATCCGGGTTCCCGAGGATGTCTCACTGGTCGGCTACGACGACCTTCCCGCTTCCCATTTCTCGCTGCCTCCGCTGACCACGGTGCGACAGCCCCTGTTTGAGATGGGGGAACTTGCCGCCCAGACCCTTTTAAGACGCCTGCATACACCTGACTCCGAGGTGCCCGATGTCGCTGTGACCCTGAACGTCCGTGAGTCCACCTGTTACCACAGAAGGTAA
- a CDS encoding UvrD-helicase domain-containing protein: MMSPQMTLRPSPEQERILSWVRSGMGHGVVRATAGSGKTTTLEMIARVLPPDLEIQYCAFSKAIVEELTGRLPDHVKVATLHSLGYQVIKTFYPQATQHRPDSQKYRTLLTRSMQEKEGVPVFFTREDTYQATEYLVGLQRVVRMTFTPPEDPMQVRRAGARFDLREPDSEEVTKWCLWRLPLLLKEGIRKVEGRGWVDFEDMLYVPVATKLDYRRVDFLLVDEAQDLSPLQLRFALGLIHEGGRSIFVGDDRQAIYGFAGADSHSLKHVQQILKATVLPLNTSYRCPQLHVKLARHFSPQMRAQPGAKMGTVKHVTEPYFLRSVAEGDLVLCRYNAPLASMYHELIQMGKRPRLRKGDFTDQLLRMLDQLFADTAFHPENIRQKGDAFRVQEERRLRMARLDPKVTLKKTLELRDRIDSVMHLAITAFEQGHHSLAAARTYLQSMVSVDRNFITLSTVHSAKGLEANRVFLLHPEKMTAAYALTPEALKGEQCVQFVALTRSKDALYLVEEPLHESLAGVLR; encoded by the coding sequence ATGATGAGCCCTCAGATGACCCTGCGCCCGAGTCCTGAACAAGAACGCATCCTTTCCTGGGTGCGTTCCGGCATGGGGCATGGGGTGGTGCGGGCAACAGCAGGAAGCGGCAAAACCACCACGCTGGAAATGATCGCCAGGGTTCTGCCCCCTGATCTGGAAATCCAGTACTGTGCGTTCAGCAAGGCCATTGTGGAGGAGTTGACCGGAAGGCTTCCCGATCATGTGAAGGTCGCGACCCTGCACAGCCTGGGGTATCAGGTGATCAAGACTTTTTACCCTCAGGCGACGCAGCACCGTCCAGACAGCCAGAAGTACCGCACGCTGCTCACCCGGTCCATGCAGGAGAAAGAGGGGGTGCCCGTTTTTTTCACCCGGGAGGACACCTACCAGGCCACCGAGTACCTGGTGGGTTTGCAGCGGGTGGTTCGCATGACTTTCACCCCACCCGAAGATCCCATGCAGGTCCGGCGGGCGGGAGCCCGTTTTGACCTGCGTGAACCCGACTCGGAGGAGGTGACGAAATGGTGTTTGTGGCGGCTTCCGTTGCTCCTCAAAGAGGGCATCCGCAAGGTGGAAGGTCGCGGATGGGTGGACTTCGAGGACATGCTGTACGTTCCGGTGGCGACAAAGCTGGATTACCGTCGGGTGGACTTTCTGCTGGTGGATGAGGCGCAGGACCTCAGCCCATTGCAGTTGCGTTTTGCGCTGGGACTGATCCACGAAGGGGGCCGCAGCATCTTTGTGGGAGATGACCGTCAGGCGATCTATGGTTTCGCCGGGGCAGACAGCCATTCCCTGAAGCACGTGCAGCAGATCCTGAAGGCCACGGTCCTCCCCCTGAACACCAGTTACCGCTGTCCACAGTTGCATGTGAAGCTGGCCCGCCACTTCTCCCCCCAGATGCGGGCACAGCCCGGAGCGAAAATGGGCACCGTGAAGCACGTCACCGAACCTTATTTCCTGAGGTCGGTGGCAGAGGGGGATCTGGTGCTTTGCAGGTACAACGCTCCACTGGCGAGCATGTACCACGAGCTCATCCAGATGGGCAAGCGGCCCAGGCTGCGCAAGGGGGATTTCACCGACCAGCTCCTCAGGATGCTGGATCAGCTTTTTGCAGATACTGCGTTTCACCCAGAAAACATCCGCCAGAAGGGGGATGCGTTCAGGGTGCAGGAGGAAAGGCGTCTGAGGATGGCGAGGCTTGACCCGAAAGTGACCCTCAAGAAGACCCTGGAACTCCGGGACCGCATTGATTCGGTGATGCACCTGGCCATCACGGCTTTTGAGCAGGGCCACCACTCGCTGGCTGCAGCCAGAACTTACCTGCAGAGCATGGTTTCCGTGGACCGCAATTTCATCACGCTCAGCACGGTGCATTCTGCCAAAGGCCTGGAAGCCAACAGGGTCTTTTTGCTGCACCCAGAGAAGATGACTGCCGCATACGCCCTCACCCCGGAAGCCCTGAAAGGGGAGCAGTGCGTGCAGTTTGTGGCCCTCACCCGGTCAAAAGACGCCCTGTATCTGGTGGAGGAACCCCTCCATGAAAGCCTTGCCGGGGTGCTGCGCTGA
- a CDS encoding phosphoribosyltransferase, producing MKRFADRQKAGEALAETICLQSTDRKGLVLALPRGGVPVAAPIAHSLKVPLDVLVVRKLGVPGWEELAAGAIGSGGVEVLNRDIVDHFHLTDVGLEPVRQRELQELQRRERLYRGNRPQLNLEGSTVFLVDDGVATGATMQAAVLLAKQLGAARVVVAVPHSSREALEALQVQADEVICLQVPDPYEAVGRWYLDFSEVGDDEVRALLAEAPGQS from the coding sequence ATGAAGCGATTTGCGGACCGTCAGAAAGCAGGGGAGGCACTTGCAGAGACCATCTGCCTGCAATCCACAGACCGGAAGGGGCTGGTCCTGGCCCTGCCCAGAGGGGGAGTCCCCGTGGCTGCCCCCATCGCCCACAGCCTGAAGGTTCCGCTGGATGTGCTGGTGGTGCGCAAACTCGGGGTGCCCGGATGGGAGGAACTGGCTGCCGGGGCCATCGGATCAGGAGGGGTGGAGGTCCTCAACCGGGACATCGTGGATCACTTTCACCTGACAGATGTTGGTCTGGAACCGGTGCGACAGCGTGAGTTGCAGGAGTTGCAGCGCAGGGAAAGGCTTTACCGTGGCAACCGACCTCAACTGAACCTGGAGGGTTCCACCGTTTTTCTGGTGGATGATGGGGTGGCCACCGGAGCGACCATGCAAGCTGCTGTTCTGCTGGCAAAACAACTGGGTGCGGCGCGGGTGGTGGTTGCTGTTCCCCACAGTTCCAGAGAGGCCCTTGAGGCTTTGCAGGTACAGGCAGATGAAGTGATCTGCCTGCAGGTCCCTGATCCTTATGAGGCTGTGGGCAGGTGGTATCTGGACTTCAGTGAGGTTGGGGATGACGAGGTGAGGGCGCTTCTTGCAGAGGCACCAGGGCAGTCTTGA
- a CDS encoding NAD(P)-dependent alcohol dehydrogenase — translation MTTTPHTMKAAVLHAIRDVRIEERPIPPVRPGHVRVRIRTVGVCGSDVHYFTHGRIGPFVVESPIILGHESMGVIEDIGEGVKHLQPGDRVTLEPGYPCRTCECCKSGRYNLCPEMTFMATPPVNGAFVEHLEWPADFVFRVPDSVSDDAAALIEPLAVGVWSVQRGGVKPGDAIVVYGAGPIGCTTLQAAKTAGATTLIAVDLEEYRLDLIRELGATHTINARHEDVLARIREITRRNLPESHSGADVVFETAGNLRTCQQSMLAARPGGVVVLVGLPPNPQVELDLVAAASREVDIRGIFRYANCYPAALRLVEEGRVNLDRMVTHRYPLDQAGEALSFADEFKHVSMKVMVDV, via the coding sequence ATGACAACCACACCCCACACCATGAAAGCTGCTGTGCTGCACGCCATCCGAGATGTAAGGATCGAAGAGAGACCCATTCCACCCGTGCGGCCCGGTCATGTGCGGGTGCGGATTCGCACGGTGGGCGTGTGCGGGTCGGATGTGCACTACTTCACACACGGGCGCATCGGACCTTTTGTGGTCGAATCTCCGATCATTCTGGGCCATGAATCGATGGGCGTGATTGAAGACATTGGAGAGGGGGTAAAACACCTTCAGCCAGGAGACCGGGTGACGCTGGAGCCAGGATACCCCTGCAGAACCTGTGAATGCTGCAAATCGGGCCGTTACAACCTGTGCCCGGAGATGACCTTCATGGCGACCCCTCCAGTGAATGGTGCTTTTGTGGAACACCTGGAGTGGCCTGCAGATTTTGTCTTCAGAGTTCCCGACAGCGTTTCAGATGATGCCGCTGCCCTGATCGAGCCGCTGGCGGTCGGGGTGTGGTCGGTGCAGCGTGGTGGGGTGAAGCCCGGAGATGCCATCGTGGTTTATGGGGCAGGGCCCATCGGGTGCACCACCCTGCAGGCCGCGAAAACTGCCGGGGCCACCACCCTGATTGCCGTGGATCTGGAGGAGTACCGTCTGGACCTGATCCGGGAACTCGGGGCCACCCACACCATCAACGCACGCCATGAAGATGTTCTGGCACGCATCAGGGAGATCACCCGGCGGAACCTGCCCGAATCCCACAGTGGGGCAGATGTGGTCTTTGAAACCGCAGGGAACTTAAGGACCTGCCAGCAGAGCATGCTTGCTGCCCGGCCCGGAGGGGTGGTGGTGCTGGTCGGGTTGCCGCCCAATCCTCAGGTGGAGCTTGATCTGGTGGCGGCAGCCTCCCGCGAGGTGGACATCCGGGGCATCTTCCGATACGCCAACTGTTACCCTGCAGCCCTGCGTCTGGTGGAAGAAGGCCGGGTGAATCTGGACCGCATGGTCACCCACCGTTACCCTCTGGATCAGGCCGGTGAGGCACTGTCTTTCGCAGATGAATTCAAGCATGTCTCCATGAAAGTCATGGTGGATGTCTGA
- a CDS encoding TetR/AcrR family transcriptional regulator, giving the protein MTQNLNEKTRATRRKHILEAAAQVFAEKGFHATTIRDVAQRAGIGDGTLYYHFENKAALLLGLFSQLTETARQDLDPTQLMSLDLRDFIRMYLHHALSAVQDHNIDLFQAVFSEVMVSAPLRERFKQEVLQPMIEGAELFAQQWATKRGLKLQHDTLNMRILSSLILGLLIQRVMEDPVLTSVWNDLPDVVTDLLLPGFLVSDLNPPMP; this is encoded by the coding sequence GTGACCCAGAACCTCAACGAAAAGACCCGGGCAACCCGGAGAAAACACATTCTGGAAGCTGCAGCGCAGGTCTTTGCTGAGAAGGGCTTTCATGCCACCACCATCCGGGATGTGGCCCAGCGGGCAGGGATCGGAGATGGAACCCTCTACTACCACTTCGAGAACAAAGCAGCCCTGCTGCTCGGACTCTTCTCTCAGCTGACCGAAACCGCCAGACAGGACCTTGACCCCACACAACTCATGAGCCTCGACCTGCGGGATTTCATCAGGATGTACCTGCATCACGCCCTGTCTGCCGTGCAGGACCACAACATCGATCTGTTTCAGGCCGTTTTTTCCGAGGTCATGGTGAGCGCCCCCCTCAGGGAACGCTTCAAGCAGGAAGTGCTCCAGCCGATGATCGAAGGGGCAGAGCTTTTTGCCCAACAGTGGGCCACAAAACGTGGTTTGAAATTGCAGCACGACACCCTCAACATGCGCATCCTCTCCAGCCTGATTCTGGGCCTTCTGATCCAGCGGGTCATGGAAGATCCCGTGCTGACTTCTGTCTGGAATGACCTTCCCGATGTTGTCACCGACCTGTTGCTCCCTGGATTTCTGGTGTCAGACCTGAATCCCCCCATGCCCTGA